A single window of Gemmatimonadales bacterium DNA harbors:
- a CDS encoding beta-ketoacyl-ACP synthase III produces MPRTEFISTGMYVPERVVKNDEFTQWMDTSDEWIRTRTGITERRWVAEGQSGADMALEATRRALADAGLKATDLDAIIYCTLSPDYFFPGTGVFLQRKLGVAEIPCLDVRNQCTGFLYGLSIADAWIRTGQYRRVLLVGSEVHSTGMDLTTRGRDLAVLFGDGAGVAILGPTEADGRGVLSTHIFADGRYAEMLFCDAPASARRPRLSQEDLDSARIYPRMEGKEVFKHASTRMPESVQRALGANGLAAKDIKILIPHQANLRISEMVRRQLDLRDDQVYNNIQRYGNTTAGSIPIALDECVRAGRLARGDLLLLAAFGSGFTWGSAAIRW; encoded by the coding sequence ATGCCGCGCACCGAGTTCATCAGCACCGGGATGTACGTGCCGGAACGGGTCGTGAAGAACGACGAGTTCACCCAGTGGATGGACACGTCGGACGAGTGGATCCGCACCCGCACGGGCATCACGGAACGGCGGTGGGTCGCGGAGGGTCAGAGCGGGGCCGACATGGCGCTCGAGGCCACCCGGCGCGCCCTGGCGGACGCCGGCCTCAAGGCCACGGATCTCGACGCCATCATCTACTGCACCCTCTCGCCGGACTACTTCTTCCCGGGCACCGGCGTGTTCCTGCAGCGCAAGCTCGGCGTCGCCGAGATCCCGTGCCTCGACGTGCGCAACCAGTGCACCGGGTTCCTGTACGGCCTGTCGATCGCGGACGCGTGGATCCGGACGGGGCAGTACCGCCGCGTGCTGCTGGTCGGCTCCGAGGTGCATTCCACGGGCATGGACCTCACGACGCGCGGCCGGGACCTGGCGGTGCTGTTCGGCGACGGCGCGGGCGTCGCGATCCTGGGGCCCACCGAGGCCGACGGTCGCGGGGTGCTGTCCACGCACATCTTCGCCGACGGGCGCTACGCGGAGATGCTGTTCTGCGACGCGCCGGCCTCGGCCCGCCGCCCGCGGCTCTCGCAGGAGGACCTCGACTCGGCCCGCATCTACCCCCGGATGGAGGGCAAGGAGGTCTTCAAGCACGCCTCCACCCGGATGCCGGAGAGCGTGCAGCGCGCGCTCGGGGCCAACGGCCTCGCCGCGAAGGACATCAAGATCCTGATCCCGCACCAGGCCAACCTGCGCATCTCGGAGATGGTCCGGCGCCAGCTCGACCTGCGGGACGACCAGGTCTACAACAACATCCAGCGCTACGGCAACACGACTGCCGGCTCGATCCCGATCGCGCTGGACGAGTGTGTGCGCGCGGGGCGGCTGGCGCGCGGCGACCTGCTGCTGCTCGCCGCCTTCGGATCGGGGTTCACGTGGGGAAGTGCTGCGATCCGGTGGTAG
- a CDS encoding beta-propeller fold lactonase family protein produces MRPRLAVLAVCLLAVAAAAFAARGRLRPGRQADGTTLLADGWRISPAGRALDVGTLPLALAVHPDGRVLALTSGYSENRFVVIDPARWVVTDSVPLSAAWLGLAVRRSGDAFVSGGTTNRVWRLAESGGRWARADSVVLADSGVALFAAGLALAPDGTQLAVVGNLSDSVYLLDAAPLKRAAAASTGSHPYTALFAPDGRTAYVSNWGDSTVSVYGVAGGTLTPRAAIAVPPRPSALAISRDGRTLYVAHAAADEVSVVDLREGRVEATIALGLTARAPHGSGPDALALAPGGRRLYVANGDNNAVAVVDLTEDGARVVGLIPTAWYPTAVAVAANGRTLYVANGKGTGAGPNPQGPTAPGSRPGQYIAALLVGSVSRVPVPDAATLGRYTRQVLANSPYRDALLARSPWPARSPIPGAAGDSTPIRHVVYVIRENRTYDQVLGDDPRGDGDPRLAIFGDSVTPNAHALARRFVLFDNFYVNGDVSADGHMWSDAAYAGDYVEKTWPANYSGRRDWDFLAGLPVLDPLAGYLWDDARRAGVTVRNYGEMTQWDSAAGRARADDKGLERMTDPRYVGWDLAVPDSVRVDEFLRELAAAEAGDTLPQLMILDLPQDHTYGRQPGRPTPRSMVAENDRALGRLVEALSRSRFWSRTAVFVLEDDAQNGPDHVDAHRSPLLVASPWTRRGMVDSTFYTTASVLRTIELILGLSPMSQYDAAAGPLYPAFTTEADSSAWTALPSRWPLGEVNPPRAHSSLDPRVFRRPDMADENVLNREIWGSVRQSPMPAPRHSVMMVRSER; encoded by the coding sequence ATGCGTCCACGCCTCGCCGTCCTCGCCGTATGCCTCCTCGCCGTCGCCGCCGCCGCGTTCGCCGCCCGGGGCCGGCTGCGGCCCGGCCGCCAGGCCGACGGCACCACGCTGCTGGCCGACGGCTGGCGCATCAGCCCCGCGGGCCGCGCGCTCGACGTGGGCACCCTGCCGCTCGCCCTGGCCGTCCACCCCGACGGCCGGGTGCTCGCGCTCACGAGCGGCTACAGCGAGAACCGCTTCGTGGTGATCGACCCGGCCCGGTGGGTGGTGACCGACTCGGTCCCGCTGAGCGCGGCCTGGCTCGGGCTCGCCGTCCGCCGCAGCGGTGACGCGTTCGTCTCGGGCGGCACCACCAACCGGGTGTGGCGGCTGGCGGAGAGCGGCGGGCGATGGGCGCGCGCCGACAGCGTCGTGCTCGCCGACTCGGGCGTCGCGCTGTTCGCGGCGGGGCTGGCGCTGGCGCCGGACGGCACTCAGCTGGCCGTGGTGGGGAACCTGAGCGACTCGGTCTACCTGCTCGACGCGGCGCCGCTCAAGCGGGCGGCCGCCGCGAGCACCGGCAGCCACCCCTACACCGCGCTGTTCGCGCCCGACGGCCGCACGGCCTACGTCTCCAACTGGGGCGACAGCACCGTCAGCGTCTACGGCGTCGCCGGCGGCACGCTGACGCCGCGCGCCGCGATCGCGGTGCCGCCGCGTCCGTCGGCGCTCGCGATCTCCCGCGACGGCCGGACGCTGTACGTCGCCCACGCCGCCGCGGACGAGGTGTCGGTCGTGGACCTGCGCGAGGGACGGGTCGAGGCCACCATCGCCCTGGGCCTCACCGCGCGGGCGCCGCACGGCAGCGGGCCCGACGCCCTCGCGCTCGCCCCCGGCGGGCGCCGGCTGTACGTGGCGAACGGCGACAACAATGCCGTCGCCGTGGTGGACCTCACCGAGGACGGGGCCCGCGTCGTCGGCCTCATCCCGACGGCCTGGTACCCGACGGCGGTCGCCGTCGCGGCCAACGGCCGCACGCTGTACGTCGCGAACGGCAAGGGCACCGGGGCGGGACCGAACCCGCAGGGGCCGACCGCGCCGGGCTCCAGGCCCGGCCAGTACATCGCCGCGCTGCTGGTGGGCAGCGTATCGCGCGTCCCGGTGCCCGACGCGGCCACGCTGGGCCGCTACACGCGCCAGGTCCTGGCCAACTCGCCCTACCGCGACGCGCTCCTGGCCCGCTCACCGTGGCCGGCGCGCTCGCCCATCCCCGGGGCCGCGGGCGACTCGACGCCGATCCGCCACGTGGTGTACGTGATCCGCGAGAACCGCACCTACGACCAGGTGCTGGGCGACGATCCGCGCGGCGACGGCGACCCGCGCCTCGCCATCTTCGGCGACAGCGTGACGCCCAACGCCCACGCCCTCGCGCGGCGGTTCGTGCTGTTCGACAACTTCTACGTGAACGGCGACGTGAGCGCCGACGGCCACATGTGGTCGGACGCCGCCTACGCGGGCGACTACGTCGAGAAGACCTGGCCCGCCAACTACAGCGGCCGCCGCGACTGGGACTTTCTCGCCGGGCTCCCCGTGCTCGACCCGCTGGCCGGCTACCTGTGGGACGACGCGCGCCGCGCGGGCGTGACGGTGCGCAACTACGGCGAGATGACCCAGTGGGACAGTGCCGCCGGCCGCGCCCGCGCGGACGACAAGGGGCTGGAGCGGATGACCGACCCACGCTACGTCGGATGGGACCTGGCGGTGCCCGACAGCGTCCGGGTGGACGAGTTCCTGCGCGAGCTGGCGGCCGCCGAAGCCGGCGACACGCTGCCGCAGCTGATGATCCTGGACCTCCCGCAGGACCACACCTACGGGCGGCAGCCGGGGCGGCCGACGCCGCGCTCGATGGTCGCCGAGAACGACCGGGCCCTCGGCCGCCTGGTCGAGGCGCTCTCCCGCTCGCGGTTCTGGAGTCGGACGGCGGTGTTCGTGCTGGAGGACGACGCGCAGAACGGTCCCGACCACGTGGATGCCCACCGCTCACCTCTGCTGGTGGCGAGCCCGTGGACGCGGCGCGGCATGGTGGACAGCACGTTCTACACGACCGCGTCGGTGCTGCGCACCATCGAGCTGATCCTGGGGCTTTCCCCGATGAGCCAGTACGACGCGGCCGCGGGGCCTCTCTACCCCGCCTTCACCACCGAGGCCGACAGCTCCGCGTGGACCGCCCTGCCCTCGCGCTGGCCGCTCGGGGAGGTGAACCCGCCGCGCGCCCACTCGAGTCTCGACCCGCGCGTCTTCCGGCGGCCCGACATGGCCGACGAGAACGTGCTGAACCGGGAGATATGGGGGTCGGTACGGCAGAGTCCGATGCCCGCGCCGAGGCACAGCGTGATGATGGTGAGAAGTGAGAGGTGA